GCGTGCGCAGCCATGTTCCCCGTCCTGTGCGTGGCCCTTCGAGCGGAGGTCGAGTTTATCGGGGTCCGCGAGGGGCGGTTTTCCGTCGCGGGTGCGACCTTTCGGCGCGGGTGCGACCTTTCGGCGCGATGGCGCGTGAGTACGGAGTGGCGCGTGCGTACGGGGTGACGCGTGCGTACGGAGCGACGGGGAGGCGGGGCCGGCGGAGGCCGGGGTCGTAGATCGTCTGATATCCCGTCAAATGGTAATGTACATGGCAAAACGGGGGCGTGGGTGACGTGCGCCCCCACCGACCCGCACCCTGGAGCTCCCTTGCCCGGACGCCCGTCCCGCCACCGCCCGTACCGCCGCAGCCTGCCGTTCGCGGCCGCGGTCCTGGCCGTCTCCCTGCTCGCCGGCTCGGCGCAGGCCGACGACCCGGCACCGGCCGACGCCACCCTGACCGCCGACCTCGACGCGCTGCTGTCCGACGCCCGGCTGGCCAACGCCCAGACCGGCGTCGAGGTGCTGGACGCCGCCACCGGGCAGGTGCTGTACGCCCGGCAGCCGCAGGCGCTGCTCACCCCGGCCTCCACCCTGAAGACGGTGACCTCGGCGGCGGCGCTCGACCTGCTCGGGGCGGACTACCGGTTCACCACCGAGGTGCGCACCTCCGGCACCCGGGCCGGCGGCACGGTGGTCGGCGACCTGGTGCTGCGCGGCGGCGGCGACCCGACCCTGCTGGCGACGGACCTGGACGACCTGGCCGGGCAGGTCGCCGCGTCCGGGATCACCACCGTCACCGGCCGGGTGCTGGCCGACGGCAGCCGGTACGACGCGACGCCGCTCGGGCCGGGCTGGGCGTGGGACGACGAGCCGTACTCGTACAGCCCGCAGATCGCCGGCCTGACCGTCGCCAACGACCCCGAGTACCTGATGGACACCGTGCGGGTCACGGTCACCCCGGGGGCGGCCGGGCAGCCGGCGGCGATCACGCTGGACCCGGCGCAGGCGCCGATGTCGTTCACCGGGAGGATCACCACGGGTGCGGCGGGCAGCGGCTCGTCCGTCGGGGTGGACCGGCGGCGCGGCGCCAACGAGCTGGCGCTGTCGGGGAGCATCGCGGCCGGCTCCGCGCCGGTGACCTCCTGGGTGACGGTGGAGGACCCGTCGACGTACGCGGGCCGGGTGTTCGAGGGCGCGCTGGCCCGGCACGGCGTGCGGGTGGTGCGCGGGGTGGACGCGGCGACCGGCGCGGAGAGCTCGCAGCCGCTGGTGTCGCATCGGTCGCAGCCGCTGGCCGAGCTGATCGTCCCGATGCTGAAGACCAGCAACAACGGCATGGCCGAGCACCTGACCAAGGAGATCGGCAAGGTCAAGGGCGGCCGCGGCGACTGGGCGACCGGCGTCGCCCAGGTGCAGAACTTCCTGAAGGCCAACGGGCTGGGCACCCCCGCCGGGCGGCAGGTCGACGGCTCCGGGCTGTCCCGCTACGACCTGATCACCCCGGCCAAGATGGCCGGCCTGCTCGACCTCGCCCAGGACAAGCCCTGGTTCGGCGCCTGGTACGACGCGCTGCCGGTGGCGGGCAACCCGGCCCGGATGGTCGGCGGCACGCTGGCCACCCGGATGCGCGGCACCAAGGCGGAGGACAACGTGCACGCCAAGAGCGGTTCGATGGGCGGCGTCGACAACCTGGTCGGCTACGCCACCGCGCCGGACGGCCGCCGGCTGGTCTTCGCCGTGCTGATCAACGACTACGCGGGCACCAGCCCCCGCCCGGTGCTGGACGCGATCGCCGTCCGCCTCGCCACCGGCCCCGCCACCGCCGCCCCCGCCGCCCAGCAGCGGGCCAAGTCGCCGGCCGCCCCGGCCGCGAACGACGCCAACGCCTACACCGGCACCCGCTGGGAGGACTGCGAGGCCGTCTCGCACTGCTGACACCCCCCGCTCCCCCGACGGGCCCCGCCGCACCCCGCGGCGGGGCCCGTCGGCCTCCGCGGCCGCTGCGGATTTCACGGAACCGTCATCAATCAAACGGTTGATTGATGGAGGTGGCGCGCGTACGCTCCCCGCCATGACCGAGCCCACGCACCCGGGCGCCGCCCCGGGCACGCCGCCGAGCCAGGCCGACCTGAGCCGGGAGCGGATCGTCGCGGCGGCCACCGCGCTGTTCGCCGAGCACGGCTACGACGGGACCACCACCCGGACGATCGCCGCCGCGGCGGGGTTGAACGTGGCCACCGTCGCCTACCACGTGGGGGGCAAGGCCGACCTGTACCGCGAGGTGATGCGGCGGGCGCACGAGGCCGAGCGGGCCGCGGTGGACGCGGCGCTGGACGGGTTCGGGGCGCGGGCCGCGGCGGACCCGGCGGGGGCCGCGGCCGCCTTCGCCGACCGGTACCTGGACTTCTGCCTGGAGCAGCCGCACGTCCCCGCGCTGTGGATGCGCCGCTGGCTGGCGGACGCCGCCGAGTTCGCCGGGCTGGAGGAGGAGTACGCCCGGCCGCTGCTGGAGTCGGTGCGCGACGCGCTGGCCGCCGCGCTGCCCGGAGTGCCGCCGGAGCGGGCCGAGTTGGCGGTGTGGACGGTGCTGTGGACGGTGCACGGCTTCTGCCGGTCGGTGATCAGCGCCCAGGTGCCGCGGTTCCGCGCCCACCTGCACGGCCTGGTGGTGCGCGAGCTGGGGATCGGGGACGGGTGGTGAGCGGCGGCCCGGGCGGCATGGGCCGGCGGCAGCTCGCCGGGTACGCGCTCGGCTCGGTCGGCACGGGCATCCACTCGACCGTCCCCGGCCTGCTGCTGC
The window above is part of the Kitasatospora sp. NA04385 genome. Proteins encoded here:
- the dacB gene encoding D-alanyl-D-alanine carboxypeptidase/D-alanyl-D-alanine-endopeptidase, translating into MPGRPSRHRPYRRSLPFAAAVLAVSLLAGSAQADDPAPADATLTADLDALLSDARLANAQTGVEVLDAATGQVLYARQPQALLTPASTLKTVTSAAALDLLGADYRFTTEVRTSGTRAGGTVVGDLVLRGGGDPTLLATDLDDLAGQVAASGITTVTGRVLADGSRYDATPLGPGWAWDDEPYSYSPQIAGLTVANDPEYLMDTVRVTVTPGAAGQPAAITLDPAQAPMSFTGRITTGAAGSGSSVGVDRRRGANELALSGSIAAGSAPVTSWVTVEDPSTYAGRVFEGALARHGVRVVRGVDAATGAESSQPLVSHRSQPLAELIVPMLKTSNNGMAEHLTKEIGKVKGGRGDWATGVAQVQNFLKANGLGTPAGRQVDGSGLSRYDLITPAKMAGLLDLAQDKPWFGAWYDALPVAGNPARMVGGTLATRMRGTKAEDNVHAKSGSMGGVDNLVGYATAPDGRRLVFAVLINDYAGTSPRPVLDAIAVRLATGPATAAPAAQQRAKSPAAPAANDANAYTGTRWEDCEAVSHC
- a CDS encoding TetR/AcrR family transcriptional regulator; translated protein: MTEPTHPGAAPGTPPSQADLSRERIVAAATALFAEHGYDGTTTRTIAAAAGLNVATVAYHVGGKADLYREVMRRAHEAERAAVDAALDGFGARAAADPAGAAAAFADRYLDFCLEQPHVPALWMRRWLADAAEFAGLEEEYARPLLESVRDALAAALPGVPPERAELAVWTVLWTVHGFCRSVISAQVPRFRAHLHGLVVRELGIGDGW